The proteins below are encoded in one region of Segatella copri:
- a CDS encoding response regulator transcription factor: MANTKLLLVEDDENLAYMEKSCFEDIIGGYEVKTAVNGKEGLKVWQDFQPDVIVSDIDMPIMDGIEMVKKIREVDGKTIILFTTGLTSPKDLKAGYAAGANNYVKKPFIPEELDAHIHSLLQLKAGARSENASNQIKLGKYILDADHATLKDTQDGKQKMLTAREAKILELLAVNKNEVVRREAVLSRFWGVEDKDYFASRSLDVFIKKIRTALEDEPGVELKTIRGVGFKLIAE, from the coding sequence ATGGCAAATACTAAACTGCTCCTGGTAGAGGATGATGAAAACCTCGCCTATATGGAGAAAAGTTGCTTCGAAGATATCATCGGAGGATATGAGGTGAAAACTGCCGTAAACGGCAAGGAAGGACTGAAAGTGTGGCAAGACTTTCAGCCCGATGTTATCGTATCTGATATCGACATGCCCATCATGGACGGAATAGAAATGGTGAAGAAAATACGCGAGGTTGACGGAAAAACCATAATTCTGTTTACCACCGGACTCACCTCGCCGAAAGACCTGAAGGCAGGTTATGCCGCCGGGGCCAACAACTATGTGAAGAAGCCGTTTATTCCGGAAGAGCTTGATGCTCATATACATAGCCTGCTTCAGCTGAAAGCCGGAGCCCGCAGCGAAAACGCCAGCAACCAGATAAAACTGGGTAAATACATTCTAGATGCCGACCATGCTACTCTGAAAGATACGCAGGATGGTAAACAGAAAATGCTCACCGCACGAGAGGCAAAGATTCTGGAACTGCTGGCAGTAAACAAAAACGAGGTGGTGCGCCGCGAAGCCGTGTTGAGCCGCTTCTGGGGCGTGGAAGACAAAGACTATTTTGCTTCCAGAAGTTTGGATGTATTCATCAAGAAAATCCGCACAGCGCTGGAAGACGAACCGGGCGTAGAACTGAAAACCATCAGAGGTGTGGGATTCAAACTCATCGCAGAATAG
- the rpoN gene encoding RNA polymerase factor sigma-54, with amino-acid sequence MAQKLIQTQAQKLQQLQRLSAQQMLQVKLLEMPLTELEDSINAELDDNPALESENPDDMLNENVANDDSPADDEYDNSSNEDAYEAESEKEERKDELDQALESIGKDDQMPDYNTDRYNNQDSADYEEMVYGDTTSFYDKLKEQMDMQPLSDKEKEVMEYLIGSLDDDGLLRKDLDSICDELAIYHNIDVTEKDIEHVLHILQTFDPAGVGGRSLQECLLLQVKRLPRGVLRKTMEEVFTDYFDEFTKKHWDKIKAGLELNDTQVETLQAEIRKLNPKPGASMGETEGRNMQQITPDFIIDTNDDGTITFSLNRGNIPQLTVSPSFTDMIDTYRKHKDKMSRSDKEALLYAKEKVDKAQGFIEAIKQRRHTLTVTMKAIIDIQRQFFLDGDEADLKPMILKDVAERTGLDISTISRVSNVKYAQTKWGTFPLKFFFTDSYTTEDGEEMSTRKIKIALHDIIEKEDKKKPISDDALAKLLKEKGFPIARRTVAKYREQLGIPVARLRK; translated from the coding sequence ATGGCTCAAAAACTCATACAGACACAGGCACAGAAGTTACAGCAACTTCAAAGACTTTCAGCCCAGCAAATGCTGCAGGTGAAACTGTTGGAAATGCCGCTCACGGAACTGGAAGACAGTATCAATGCAGAACTAGACGATAATCCCGCTCTGGAAAGCGAGAACCCAGACGACATGCTCAACGAGAATGTCGCCAATGATGATTCGCCCGCAGATGATGAGTACGACAACAGCAGCAATGAGGATGCCTACGAGGCAGAATCTGAAAAAGAAGAAAGAAAAGACGAACTGGACCAGGCACTGGAAAGCATCGGAAAAGACGACCAGATGCCTGACTACAATACAGACAGATACAACAACCAGGACAGCGCTGACTACGAAGAAATGGTTTACGGCGACACCACCTCTTTCTATGATAAGCTGAAGGAACAGATGGACATGCAGCCGCTCAGCGACAAGGAGAAGGAAGTAATGGAATATCTCATAGGTTCACTGGATGACGACGGACTGCTCCGCAAGGACCTGGACAGCATCTGCGATGAACTCGCTATCTATCACAACATCGATGTTACGGAAAAAGACATCGAGCACGTGCTCCACATTCTACAGACCTTCGACCCAGCCGGTGTAGGAGGAAGAAGTCTGCAGGAATGCCTCCTGCTGCAGGTTAAGAGACTGCCAAGAGGTGTGCTCCGCAAGACAATGGAAGAGGTGTTTACCGACTATTTTGACGAGTTTACCAAGAAACATTGGGACAAGATCAAGGCAGGACTGGAACTGAACGATACACAGGTAGAAACCCTGCAGGCAGAAATCAGAAAGCTGAACCCGAAACCGGGCGCATCGATGGGCGAAACAGAGGGAAGAAACATGCAGCAGATTACCCCCGACTTCATCATCGACACCAATGATGACGGAACGATTACATTCTCGCTGAACCGTGGCAACATTCCGCAACTGACGGTTTCGCCATCATTCACCGACATGATTGACACCTACAGGAAGCATAAAGACAAGATGAGCCGGAGCGACAAGGAAGCCCTGCTCTACGCCAAGGAAAAGGTGGACAAGGCACAGGGATTCATCGAAGCCATCAAGCAGAGAAGACATACCCTCACCGTCACCATGAAGGCAATTATCGACATACAGCGGCAGTTCTTCCTGGATGGAGACGAGGCTGACCTGAAACCGATGATCCTGAAGGATGTAGCAGAACGCACGGGACTGGACATCAGTACCATCTCGAGAGTGAGCAACGTGAAGTATGCCCAGACTAAATGGGGCACCTTCCCGCTGAAGTTCTTCTTCACAGACAGCTACACCACTGAAGACGGCGAAGAGATGTCTACCCGCAAAATCAAGATTGCCCTGCACGACATCATCGAGAAAGAAGACAAGAAAAAGCCGATCAGCGATGATGCACTCGCCAAACTGCTGAAGGAGAAGGGATTCCCTATCGCACGACGTACGGTGGCAAAATATAGGGAGCAACTGGGCATACCGGTGGCACGACTCAGGAAATAA
- the purE gene encoding 5-(carboxyamino)imidazole ribonucleotide mutase, whose product MKPLVSIIMGSTSDLPVMEKACKWLNDNQIPFEVNALSAHRTPDAVESFAKGAKERGVKVIIAAAGMAAALPGVIAASTPLPVIGVPIKGMLDGLDAMLSIIQMPPGIPVATVGVNAAQNAAILAAEMIALADEEVAQKVEAWKAGLGAKIQKANKDLAEVKYDFKCN is encoded by the coding sequence ATGAAACCATTAGTAAGCATTATTATGGGCAGTACAAGCGATCTGCCTGTTATGGAAAAAGCATGTAAGTGGCTGAACGACAACCAGATTCCTTTCGAGGTTAATGCCCTTTCTGCTCACCGCACTCCAGATGCAGTAGAGTCATTCGCCAAGGGAGCCAAGGAGCGTGGCGTGAAGGTTATCATCGCCGCTGCCGGTATGGCTGCCGCCCTTCCTGGTGTTATCGCAGCATCTACTCCTCTGCCAGTAATCGGCGTGCCTATCAAGGGTATGCTCGATGGTCTTGATGCCATGCTCAGCATCATCCAGATGCCTCCTGGCATTCCTGTAGCTACTGTTGGTGTGAATGCGGCTCAGAACGCTGCCATCCTCGCTGCTGAAATGATTGCCCTTGCCGATGAGGAAGTGGCTCAGAAGGTAGAGGCTTGGAAGGCGGGGCTCGGTGCCAAGATCCAGAAGGCCAACAAGGACCTGGCTGAGGTGAAATACGACTTCAAGTGTAATTAA
- a CDS encoding 4-hydroxy-3-methylbut-2-en-1-yl diphosphate synthase: MVDLFNYTRRASSVAHIGALGLGGDNPIRIQSMTTTNTNDTEACVQQAEEIIKAGGELVRFTTQGSREAENMKNINAGIRADGYRTPLVADVHFNPNVADVAALYCEKVRVNPGNYVDPARKFIKQEYTDEEYAHELQKIEVRFVPFLNICKEHHTAIRIGVNHGSLSDRIRNRYGDTPEGIVESCLEFLRICKKENFHDVVISIKSSNTVVMVRSMRLLVEEMEKEGMNYPLHLGVTEAGEGEDGRIKSAVGIGALLADGIGDTVRVSLSEEPAAEIPVARHLVDYIGKKKGHLMIPATACPSFDWLRPTRRETVAVGNIGGSNVPVVISNRINGESTACENKDATPDYIYIGGKMPKQFVAGQSYIVDYNVYETLNSKPETTGAKLYPIFPAMAMPLIASIKADVKFLTLQFGTPADEYIACLKAHPEVVVICVSNHQNRLGDQRALVHEMMNAGLKNPVIFAEMYQHSKEEKSAFQLEAAADMGALMIDGLTDGIWLMNNGDIPALTIDETAFGILQAARLRTSKTEYISCPGCGRTLYDLRETIAKIKEATKHLKGLKIGIMGCIVNGPGEMADADYGYVGAGPNRVSLYRKQVCVEKNIPQEVAVEHLLALIDSDKQ; encoded by the coding sequence ATGGTAGATTTATTCAATTATACCCGCCGTGCCTCTTCTGTGGCACATATCGGAGCCCTCGGCCTGGGTGGCGATAATCCTATCCGCATCCAGTCGATGACCACCACCAACACCAATGATACCGAGGCTTGCGTACAACAGGCTGAGGAGATTATCAAGGCTGGTGGCGAACTGGTGCGCTTCACCACTCAGGGTTCCCGCGAGGCAGAGAACATGAAAAACATCAATGCCGGCATCCGTGCCGACGGCTATCGGACTCCGCTCGTAGCCGATGTTCACTTCAATCCTAACGTTGCCGACGTGGCTGCTCTCTATTGTGAGAAAGTGCGCGTCAATCCTGGCAACTACGTGGATCCTGCCCGCAAGTTCATCAAGCAGGAATATACCGACGAGGAGTATGCCCACGAACTTCAGAAGATTGAGGTTCGCTTCGTACCTTTCCTCAACATCTGCAAGGAGCATCATACTGCCATCCGCATCGGTGTGAATCATGGTTCACTCTCCGACCGCATCCGTAACCGCTACGGCGATACGCCAGAGGGCATCGTAGAGAGCTGTCTCGAGTTTCTGCGCATCTGCAAGAAGGAGAATTTCCACGATGTGGTTATCAGCATCAAGTCATCCAATACCGTTGTGATGGTTCGCTCCATGCGCCTCCTAGTTGAAGAAATGGAGAAGGAAGGCATGAACTACCCACTCCACCTCGGCGTAACCGAAGCTGGCGAAGGCGAAGATGGCAGAATCAAGAGTGCCGTAGGTATCGGTGCTCTCCTGGCTGATGGCATCGGCGATACCGTTCGTGTAAGCCTGAGCGAGGAACCGGCTGCAGAGATTCCTGTGGCACGCCATCTGGTAGATTACATCGGCAAGAAGAAGGGGCATCTGATGATTCCTGCCACAGCTTGTCCTTCATTCGACTGGCTGCGCCCTACCCGCCGCGAAACCGTGGCTGTAGGCAATATCGGCGGCAGCAACGTTCCGGTGGTTATCAGCAACCGAATCAACGGCGAGAGCACCGCTTGTGAGAACAAGGATGCTACTCCAGACTATATCTACATCGGTGGCAAGATGCCTAAGCAGTTTGTGGCTGGCCAGAGCTACATCGTAGATTACAATGTTTACGAGACGCTGAACAGCAAGCCAGAGACTACTGGTGCCAAGCTCTACCCTATCTTCCCTGCCATGGCAATGCCGCTCATCGCCAGCATCAAGGCAGACGTCAAGTTCCTCACCCTGCAGTTTGGAACTCCTGCCGATGAGTATATCGCTTGCCTGAAGGCTCATCCTGAGGTGGTGGTTATCTGCGTAAGCAATCATCAGAACCGTCTGGGCGACCAGCGTGCATTGGTTCACGAGATGATGAATGCCGGCTTGAAGAACCCTGTGATCTTTGCCGAGATGTACCAGCACAGCAAGGAGGAGAAGAGCGCCTTCCAGCTGGAGGCTGCTGCTGATATGGGAGCCTTGATGATTGATGGTCTTACCGATGGTATCTGGCTGATGAACAATGGAGACATCCCTGCCCTGACAATAGATGAAACCGCTTTCGGAATACTTCAGGCAGCCCGTCTGCGCACCAGCAAGACCGAGTATATCAGTTGTCCGGGATGCGGCAGAACCCTCTACGATCTTCGTGAAACCATCGCCAAAATCAAGGAGGCAACCAAGCATCTCAAGGGTCTGAAGATAGGTATCATGGGCTGTATCGTGAATGGTCCAGGCGAAATGGCGGATGCCGATTACGGCTATGTAGGTGCCGGTCCTAACCGAGTAAGCCTCTACCGCAAGCAGGTTTGCGTAGAAAAGAATATTCCGCAGGAGGTGGCAGTAGAGCATCTACTCGCCCTCATCGACTCGGACAAGCAATAA
- a CDS encoding phosphatase PAP2 family protein, with product MKEKNIILTARIMSMIFTPFYLPMVGLIALFIFSYMSLLPIGYKLVMLGMVYLLTVVAPSLLIHLYRMVQGWTSRELGKKERRIVPYILSIVCYFGCFFWMEYRNTPRVISIIVVVALAIQMICAFINVWWKISTHTAAIGGVAGALVSYSVAFNFNPLWWLCLVLMMAGAVGSARMILRQHTLSQVVTGFLIGTTCAILVI from the coding sequence ATGAAAGAGAAGAATATCATATTGACAGCACGCATCATGAGCATGATCTTCACGCCCTTCTATCTGCCGATGGTAGGACTGATTGCTCTGTTCATCTTCAGTTATATGTCGCTGTTACCGATAGGATACAAACTGGTGATGCTGGGCATGGTCTACCTCCTGACCGTCGTAGCTCCATCGCTACTCATCCACCTCTACCGCATGGTTCAAGGCTGGACCTCGCGTGAGCTGGGCAAGAAGGAGCGCCGTATTGTGCCTTACATCCTCTCTATCGTATGTTACTTCGGCTGTTTTTTCTGGATGGAATACCGCAATACGCCTCGCGTCATCAGCATCATCGTAGTGGTAGCGCTGGCGATACAGATGATTTGCGCCTTCATCAATGTATGGTGGAAGATCAGCACCCATACGGCAGCCATCGGAGGTGTGGCAGGAGCTCTGGTGTCTTATTCTGTAGCCTTCAATTTCAATCCGCTGTGGTGGCTCTGCCTTGTGCTGATGATGGCAGGCGCAGTAGGAAGTGCCCGCATGATACTCCGACAACATACGCTGTCACAGGTAGTTACAGGATTTCTGATAGGAACCACCTGTGCTATATTGGTAATATAA